GCACAATTGCATATATAATACTGTTATGCGTGTACTGGATGTTATCAATGACTGTTTGTGACTAGTCTGAATTTTAATGAAGCCAACAGTAAGGGAACTGCTCCCTTAAGTTTTCAGAAGGCACTTTAACACAAATCATACTGTTATGGAAAAATATACTGAATAAAGTCTATTAAAcgggaaaaaaatagtttattttctatcttttcattcacatctaaataaaattacactaaatgtttttgccCTTCTGAAGACGCTGGTTCGAGCTGGTAAGACTGTTATCGggttatttttgagttttatcgCAATATTTCTTGGTACTGCTGTGTTAACcacaaaaattataataaaaaaacatttcttttttaggtaactttATGGCTGAGACTTCATGAGCCTTCTAGagcaacaaacagaaatattactAATGAAAAACGTTTCTATTTGACAGGTTTCTTCAGGATGCcattaactaaacaaaaatagtaTATCGCTGAGCTGCGCACAGCaactgcatttatttgttttaaagattttttttggctctagtggcctttatttgataattgACTGaaaggaaagtgggtaatgagagaaggggaaagacatgcagcaaaggttgccaaggccaggaatcgaacctgcgacggctgcgttgaggactgaggcctccatatgtgggctgtgcttaacccctgtgccaccacagcaactgcatttaatcatattttcaatttgACTGATATTTATTGGTGCTCTCATGGAAAATACAGTGgtgaaaataggaaaaataatgTTCAATAATACtatcagtttcatgtttttttgttgttgtttttttaaccatcaaTGACAATTGAAATTTATTGAGACAAAGATAATTCAAACTTCTTAtgaatttttcacaataaatgataaagagtATGATGATAAAGATCCACCCCAAGTCTTTATTCATAGTGACACATATCCTGTACAGACATGAGCAGAAAGGCCGCTCAGCGAGGAAGAAACCATTActccaaaagaaacaaaatgagtcAGGTGGCAGTTTGCAAATGCTCACAGGGACAGAGGACTTCATTGTTGCGGACAATGACCattgttacatttggaggaaaaagaggGGACACTTTTACTACTCTTACTGTGAAGAATTGCtgtgttttgctgcagaagAAACTGTTACTCATATGGGCAGCATCATAAGGAAACtcacaaactacaaaaaaaattctagaagaATGTTCTCattaaattttctgagatttagcaaataaaaataattttggtaattctaaccaacctttaaaaaaggagaagtttggcctgatttaatttcagacagtAAGAAAATACAATGCGTTTATGTCCTTCTATAAAGTGCatttaaacttctggtttcagctgtacaTATTTGAGCTTGAAGGCATAACaataaagaaaatccagaacAAAATGCAGATGTAAACTGACTTCATCGGAGTGTAATTATGATTTGGCCAAATAAACCCAACCCCCTGGCAACTGAGCTCCATGATCTTTGAACAAACAGGATACAGAACTGCATTAGCTCACAACCAGAGCGTAAATGACTCTCTGGTGGAGagtcatttacaaaatactatcaatcaatcaaattttatttgtatagcacatttcagcagcaaggcatttcaaagtgctttacataattaaaataaaaacagaatgtgacattaaataaacagtgagaaagggaaagagataaaaaaaaataataataatttagcagcCTCCCACCTCCCCCTCAAATGAAGGATTTTGGCTTTATTGATGAACAGTGAGGTTTATTGGAAGTAAACCCGGAGTTTCACCGTAAGAGCTgtatacacaaacacaaagtgtaAACTACTCTTACAACCGTGACGTATCAACTAAAAATAACGTTCACGATTAAAATATCGACTCTTATTCAAAAGCCAAACCAGTATTCCTATACAATAAAGCAAATTTACAAttccaatcaatcaataaaagaactatccttatttacaaaatgaaaataccTTGTGCCTCTATCAAGGGGCCGCTAATAAGATACATTTTACTAACTCTGTTGCAACTTGTCTTCCGTTCTGTTGTTAAGCAGCTGTTCTATAATATAAACAAAGGAAGCCgtctcataaaaataaaagcattaaattaaaaaccgGACGTCAATCatattatacaaaataaaataacggAAATGCAAGAAGTGCAAAAAGGGTAATACAACAAATAACCCCAAATAATTTGGGGTTATTTTCACTAAATTATACATGGAATGTGTCATGAATTGCAGGTTGTAGAAAGTGAGGACAGATGCGGTGGACCCAGGTTGTTGAGTTATGATGATTTTAATggtgaaacaaatcaaatccaggcagcacagatgAACAGAGGCTATGAGCTCacactggtagcaactggtGCAAAAACACACTGACCACAGACTCGACAAGGACGGGATTAAaggtgggattaaatacacaaaGGGTAATCAGGGGAAggagacacagctgggagcaaTCATAGGGGTAGCCAGGACAACAGGGGACTCAATAGgcacagaaacctaaataaacatagagaaaactcaaaaataaaaaaatatatacataatacGTCACTGATTCAAACTCAATTAAAAGGAATAATTTCTTGATTAGAcaaggaaaataataaagctAATAATTACTTACTTGTgatatttgtgtaaataaaattcCTAAATCCTGCAGCTAGAGTTGTAATCTACAGTTGTAGCTATCTTTTtaggttttactggattatagTGAGCTAGCTTTGATAGCAACATAGCACACATCAAATTATTCCAATGATGGAATCTGATGATGTCAAAGTGTTATGATGTCATAAAAGACATCACAACACTTGAATGTACTGCATCTGAATTAAAGTCACAGAACCCTATAAGGAGGCACACGAAGTGTGCTTTTTCCGACTTGGATTTAATATTGCATTCTTTTTCGTTGATTTTTCGATACAACGCTCGGACCATCAAAATGTTGTCAGCTGATAGTGATTTGTTAACAAAgacacaaattaaacaaatgtctAGAGATGAGCTGGTTCTCTTGGTTCTGGACTGGCTAAAAAGGTTTAGAGACAGAGCTGGAGCATTGATCAAGGAGAGCACAAGTCAGCAGGATTTGGAAAATGCTAATAAGCAAATCGGGCTTTTACAGGAGAAAATCGATTCGATCACCAAAGACCTAAACTGGTCTTTCAAGCAGATCAAATACCTGGAAACAGAGCAAATCCCAAAGTTAAAACAAGAGATAGAGCAACGTGGCTCACACAGGAATCAGTTGATGTCAGACATAAagcaatacaaaaataaagttaaacaaCTTCAAGCCACTTTAAAAAAGGTCATCAGAGACTCAAAACAGCAGACTGACAAGTTAttggcagaaaaaaagcatGTGATGTCTCAAATCCCAGCATGCAAAATGAAGATTGAAAAGTATCAAAATGAAGTGAAGAAACTTGAGATTGAGGTGTCAAGGAAAAGTAACGAAATCGGCATGAAGAATACTGACATTTTCAATGAAAAAGAGAAGTCCAGACTTCTTGAGAGCAAGATCAGATCTctggaaatgcagctgaaagaggcagagaaggaaagaaaatctattgagaagaaacttaaaaaaactcCAATGGAGGAAGCCATAGATAGAACTAAGCTAGAGTTTAAAGCAAGGATCGATCTAACTTCCGGTGTATTAGCAGAGGAGAAAGAGCGAAACAAGGGATTAGTAAACCGTCTGTTGAAAAAAGAACGGCAGGTGAGCAAGCTCTTGGAGATACAGGCTAAACAGGAGAGAGAGGCTGTGGTTGTGAAAAAAGGTTTTGACCAGACAgtgtctgattttattattagaGACCTGAGGAAAGAAAATCAATCCTTAAATGGTCAAATAAAGGTACTAATCAAAAGCAGGGAAAAGGACCAAGAACACATCAAAGAAGTCACCAAGCAAGTATCGAAACTGAGAGAACTGTACCACAATGAGAGGATGAAACACGAGAATTTTAAGGAATCCATGAAGAGGAAAGCGGCTAAGGTAGAAGATTATATTGTTTTGGAAGGGCCTAAAGTTCAAAGCAAAGTTGAGACACAAACCACCAATAAAACACTCGAACTTCTACCATCCACCACTAACAAAATAACCCTGCAGACACCCAAAACACAGTCAATTTGCAAGCGGAGAATTTTGATTCTTGGTGAAGGCAAGATACAGCCAGACTTTAAAGACGACTTCACAACACCCGGACAGTTAAAGTATAAGCCAGAACCAAAAAGAAAGCCTAAAATGCCACCTTTTAAACCAGCAGGCAGGCAGTATTTCTCACAGAAACCGAGCGGGAAAACAGGCAGCGGGCAACCTGACAGGAAAGCCATGACAGATGGGAACAGTAAAGTTCCCGTATTATCGATTAGAGGCAACAGTATAATATGAGGTGTGTTTGTGAGTATAACATCCAAGAGGCATATACACCTGGTGGC
The Poecilia reticulata strain Guanapo linkage group LG17, Guppy_female_1.0+MT, whole genome shotgun sequence DNA segment above includes these coding regions:
- the LOC103478944 gene encoding protein Hook homolog 1-like, with amino-acid sequence MLSADSDLLTKTQIKQMSRDELVLLVLDWLKRFRDRAGALIKESTSQQDLENANKQIGLLQEKIDSITKDLNWSFKQIKYLETEQIPKLKQEIEQRGSHRNQLMSDIKQYKNKVKQLQATLKKVIRDSKQQTDKLLAEKKHVMSQIPACKMKIEKYQNEVKKLEIEVSRKSNEIGMKNTDIFNEKEKSRLLESKIRSLEMQLKEAEKERKSIEKKLKKTPMEEAIDRTKLEFKARIDLTSGVLAEEKERNKGLVNRLLKKERQRPEERKSILKWSNKGTNQKQGKGPRTHQRSHQASIETERTVPQ